In Polaribacter sp. Hel_I_88, the following proteins share a genomic window:
- a CDS encoding lipopolysaccharide assembly protein LapB: MRLQILFLFFLFSISFTSISQEMQEGFTYLETGKYAKAEVFFKEILQEFPTNKTARLCYGRAVGLSGNSNKALNLFTSLLKDYPTDFEVKLNYAEALLWDKKYDEAKEFYQKLVAEDAQSFPALLGYANTLSNLKEYENALMYVDKALAVLPGNANALVSKKYMRLGLASTKVTDLKYGEAEAILKENFESFENDKETLLNLANLYLISNQTEKAKETYKTIGLNPENKFTSLNGIALAFHLDGDEKMALETSEKAMALLTDKTDADFIKQTKERYIQALIWNKKYKLAKNEIDALFENTDKPENWMYSLRATLNIYKSDFKKSVADYNLILEKDSASFDGNLGKANALKALGYYKEAYKSAENTLSFYEKQKDASNFIISLDKVFTPYVEATTSYSYDNGDNEANSYIATANVPLSIRLAIFGTYNYRETSNPINNLKATTNIASFGLSYQLLNNVVFRGSLGTIKSESEAAIYNQLLIESSLNIKPFKLQNLELGYRREVQNFNAELLDREIVMNNYIVNYSLSTNFKLGWFSQYYFTDQSDANQRNLLFTSLYYNILEKPSLKAGINYQYITFKDQVPTIYFSPNSFNAVEVFFNIIKTEGEAKNKALFYDLTAAIGLQYIDEDAKQSTYRVQGKLGYRFSERSIINVYGLQSNIASATAAGFTYTEFGLRFQWFFLKSPLYKRKD; encoded by the coding sequence ATGCGTTTACAAATTTTATTCTTATTTTTTCTTTTTTCTATAAGCTTTACTAGTATTTCTCAAGAAATGCAAGAAGGTTTTACCTATTTAGAAACTGGTAAATATGCAAAAGCAGAAGTGTTTTTTAAAGAAATTCTACAGGAATTCCCAACTAACAAAACTGCAAGGTTATGTTATGGAAGAGCTGTTGGTTTGAGTGGAAACTCAAATAAAGCTCTAAATTTATTTACATCTCTTTTAAAAGATTATCCTACGGATTTTGAGGTAAAATTAAATTATGCAGAAGCTTTACTTTGGGACAAAAAATATGATGAAGCAAAAGAATTTTATCAAAAATTAGTGGCAGAAGATGCACAAAGTTTTCCAGCACTTTTAGGATATGCAAATACATTATCAAACTTAAAAGAGTATGAAAATGCACTTATGTATGTTGATAAAGCTTTAGCGGTTTTACCTGGAAATGCAAATGCCTTGGTTTCAAAAAAATATATGCGATTAGGTTTAGCAAGTACAAAAGTTACCGATTTAAAATATGGTGAAGCTGAAGCTATTTTAAAAGAAAATTTTGAAAGTTTCGAAAATGATAAAGAAACCTTATTGAATCTTGCAAACTTATATTTGATATCAAACCAAACAGAAAAAGCAAAAGAAACTTATAAAACCATTGGTTTAAATCCTGAAAATAAATTTACATCTTTAAACGGAATTGCTTTGGCTTTTCATCTTGATGGAGATGAAAAAATGGCTTTAGAAACCAGTGAAAAAGCGATGGCTCTTTTAACAGATAAAACCGATGCTGACTTTATAAAACAAACCAAAGAAAGATATATTCAGGCTTTAATTTGGAATAAAAAATACAAATTAGCTAAAAATGAAATTGATGCTTTATTTGAAAATACAGACAAACCTGAAAACTGGATGTACAGTTTAAGAGCAACTTTAAACATTTATAAAAGCGATTTTAAGAAAAGTGTTGCCGATTATAATTTAATTTTAGAAAAAGATAGTGCTTCTTTTGATGGTAATCTTGGTAAAGCCAATGCCCTAAAAGCTTTAGGCTATTATAAAGAAGCGTATAAAAGTGCAGAAAACACCTTGTCTTTTTACGAAAAACAAAAAGATGCTTCTAATTTTATTATTAGTTTAGACAAAGTTTTTACGCCTTATGTAGAGGCAACAACTTCGTATTCTTATGATAATGGAGACAATGAGGCCAATTCTTATATTGCAACTGCAAATGTGCCATTATCAATTCGTTTGGCTATTTTTGGAACCTATAATTATCGAGAAACATCCAATCCTATCAATAATTTAAAAGCAACTACCAATATTGCTAGTTTTGGTCTTTCGTATCAACTTTTAAATAATGTTGTTTTTAGAGGAAGTTTAGGAACCATAAAATCTGAATCTGAAGCTGCTATTTATAATCAACTTTTAATAGAATCGTCATTAAATATAAAGCCTTTTAAACTGCAAAATTTAGAGTTAGGCTACAGACGAGAAGTACAAAATTTTAATGCGGAATTATTAGACAGAGAAATTGTAATGAACAATTATATTGTAAATTATAGTTTAAGCACAAACTTTAAATTGGGTTGGTTTAGCCAATATTATTTTACTGATCAAAGTGATGCTAACCAACGAAATTTATTATTTACATCTTTGTATTACAACATTTTAGAGAAACCTTCTTTAAAAGCTGGAATCAATTATCAATACATTACATTTAAAGATCAAGTACCAACTATTTATTTTAGTCCCAATAGTTTTAACGCAGTTGAAGTATTTTTTAATATTATTAAAACGGAAGGTGAAGCTAAAAACAAAGCATTATTTTACGATTTAACAGCAGCTATTGGTTTACAATATATAGATGAAGATGCAAAGCAAAGTACCTACAGAGTTCAAGGAAAATTAGGCTATCGTTTTTCGGAAAGAAGTATTATTAACGTATATGGTTTGCAAAGTAATATTGCTTCTGCAACAGCAGCAGGTTTTACCTATACAGAATTCGGGTTACGTTTTCAGTGGTTCTTTTTAAAATCACCTTTATATAAAAGAAAAGATTAA